The Raphanus sativus cultivar WK10039 chromosome 6, ASM80110v3, whole genome shotgun sequence sequence GATCTAAAAATCCGCTATTAACCTAATATCCGATATGAGATGACCCGCTgaagacaaaaacaaatatttttgaaatgtttattaaataattcataattcttaatattatataaaatttaaaaagtaactATTTAAACTTTAATGAGATTTGTATtatgtcatttgaagaaaatgaaacattGGTAATAGGaaactttattattgatataaattttttttttggttactatgataattttgtatttttatttatttttagatctaaaccttaattttaagataaatttaaaagaaattgaacACTCAAAATTGGCATGTCATTATTATGAAAAAATggcataattatatttttttaaatttgaatgtatatattcatatcagatctttaaataatattatatatgaaaaatgatattcaaattaaatggaaagtataaactgcataaaaattaaaattattatcattcacaaaatatGGAAAGTATTTATTACCATAGTTATggagaatattctatttttattttaaattaaatgccAATGAGAAAACtggttaatatattaaaatgcatGGGCAgaatcctaaatttttaaaataggatcctgatttaataatatagactagattttgatccgggCTTTTAAAGCGGGggtatacttttattttaataaaatttaatggaatttgtaatttttattagagaataaataattttatggttttctatttttctttcaaaaaattgttctattataataattgattttcaaGTGGTGTTTTCATATCCAAACCAGACCTACGATTGAACCGATAAATCCAGTGATATGTGTATAATTCagttcaatttaataaaaaataattataactataatcttagaaaacctcgtaaaaatctaaaaatccaCTATTGACCTAAGATCCGATATGAGATGACCCGCTGAAAagtaaaagaataaataatatttttgaaatttttattaaataattcatacttcttaatattatataaaattgaaaagtaACTATTGAGACTTTAATGCGATTTGTATtatgtcatttgaagaaaataaaacaatgataataagaaactttattattgatatgaaaatattattttttatttttttggttactatgataaatttgtatttttatttatgtttagatctaaaacttaattttaagataagttttaaaaaaaaactgaacactcaaaattggcatatcattattatgtaaaaaatgacataataatattttttaatttacatgtatatattcagatccgatctttaaataatattatagataaaatgatattcaaattaaatgaaaaatatttaatgcataaaaatttaaattgttatcattcacaaaatatGGAAAGTAATTAATTACCATAGTTATAGAGAATAttctatctttattttttttaacgctgatttattatgatatctatattattaaaagagaagtacccatataaattATCCCTaatttttcaaagttatttacACTACTATgccactgaaaattaaataacttaCCTATTTTAattcttgtctttttcagttgagttagTGTGATgtactaatataaattaaattgcatattttaaagtttgtctttttcagttgagttaatgtgatgtcttaatataaattaagttacctattttaatgtttgtctttttcagttgagttaatgtgttgtccaaatataaaatttaattttccttctctattaaatcaatttcgaaattatttatagttttattaattgttgtcttttcagtttaataaatacatttattaattctaaatttaccacatttaatgataataaaaatcgcatatggtagaaaaattattgtgccatcactatcttttaatattcgaaccaaaccaaatttttatgttaattttaagtttttggcaTAGAttattcaatttatatatatatatatatatatatatatatatttcttacaCATACATCTAATCATAGATGTTAGATTTGTTTAAATGATCTCCAGTATCAGTGATACATTTTAGGTTAAatgcaaaattattaaattacttaatttaatatgattacatttacaaatataacatttagtacacacaaaaattaaaatttaaaatttaaataccgagtgagattattttcttaacaaatttatattaataaaaattccaaatatttggaattcgaaagcattatgatccacacctatactattttaattatgataattgaatttatataagattattttattataatttttttttttataaccgcaaaaaaatagtttttgatctaaatttatgatcaaatattacaaatatatcatttaatacaaactgaaaactaaaaacataaaataaatacccgtgcggtcgctcgggtcaagatctagttacaattattaagaaaattacatagacgattcgacaaccgacaatactacctgtcttatgaagatctacgcctaactgtatcatctgagccgtcctatgaagatccatgtctgaccagatttacttgcacctTGTTGAAGATTCCTTGTAATTCTTCCTTCTATAATCTGCATAGTTGTCTAATAAATTACGCTCTTTCCAggacttgaaacctggatttgagataatttacaataaattgcatagtctcTAAATCAAACCCCAGACCTAGATGTAGAAATCTTTAGACCTTAAACATTAGACTACAATACTTCAACAGCtatctttagttttaaaatatgattctGCAATATAAGGTACATCTAatattctataatttttaatttttaatctatatCGATATTCTAAGTCTACCAGCATAATCTTTTATTGATTAgttattttttgtattataaATACAGAACCTAGAAGTATATTTTCGTATGTAGATTGACATCATTTGTTAATTATTACGAAAAGGAAATTTTCTCCTCTCAAGGTTACTTTTAAATACGAGATAATTACAATTAgtttgtgttgtgttgtgtaATGTTATTTTAACGTGGTTTGATCGAGTAAGTAAGGGTTAACAATACACGTTTTTTTTTAACCCAGCCTATAAAAGCCTCACTccgaaagaaaaagagaaagttaTTTCGccgtctttttttttctggagtGCTCTTCATCACTCTGCTTAACGCCGAGTGCACTCCCCTACTCATAATCGCTCCCCTCGTTCGATCAATTCCTCCCCCCAGGTAAAAGCTTCTCCGATCTCTCTCTAATCATTCTTCTTCTCGGATTCGTTATTAAATTTCGTTTCGAAGCGTAATGCTTCCTTCTCAATCGTATCGCTTTCGATAAACCCTAATTGTTGAATCGATTTGATCgtgaaaaccctaattttcgaGTTTTCCGCAGCCGCACTTATAAACCCTAATTATCATCGTTCTTCTGGGGATAGTTTGAACCCTAGGTTAGTCAGAGTTTGCTTGGGTGTCTAATCTAATTGTTGaatcgaatttaaaaaaaatccctAATTTAAGGTTTGTGCAGCCGCACATTGGAAACCCTAATTTCAGAGGcttttgattctgaaacttGTTTGATTTAATGTGTTCAGGTGTTTTCGAATAAAGAAACAATGGTTGGAATAACCAAACTGAGGATAAAGTTTGGACCTGAAGGCTCTGTCAAAGCTATCCAAACGTTCAACAACTGCACTAACCCCAAGAGCACTGAGAAACCAGATATAATTAAACCTCTGAATCAGTCGAGGAAGCGTGGACCTGACGAGCTAGAGGAGGTTCAAGCTAACAAGAAGCAGAAGCTGAACCGTGTTTTGTCTAGTCAGTGCCTCGCCCTCTTGAAATCGTTGAGGGGGCACAAGTTTGGGTGGCTGTTTGGCGAGCCTGTGGATCCCGTTAAGATGAAGATTCCTGATTACTTCTCTGTGATATCGAAGCCCATGGATCTAGGCACTATCGGTTCCAAGCTTTTGAAGAATGTGTATAGCAGCGTGGATGAGTTTGCGGCGGATGTCAGGTTGACTTTTGATAATGCGTTGAGCTATAATCCTCCGGATAATTTTGTTCACGATGTGGCGAGGGAGCTTCTGGAGAGTTTTGAGGCTAGATGGGAATCGCTTATGAGGAAAAAGGTTTTGGATTTACACGGTGACAAAGTCACAGAAGGTTCTAAAAGGCAACCAGTTGAAGTGGGTTGGGTTAGACAGAGCAGCCCTGAAACATCAGCTTCCTCCGGGAGGTTCTCTGTGGAGTTTCCTAAACGGGTGAAAGAGAAGTCACAAAAGATTCCTCTTTTGTCAAAATCAGTGACAAAGCTGAGCAAAAAGGATACAACTGTTGTCACACCGACGGCTTTAGCAGCCAAGGTATGATATATGATCATAATGATAGACTTGTTGCTGTGATAGTGGTTATATTTGACATATGTTTGATATTTTCAGTTGAGGATTAAGAAATTGGAGCAGGGCCTTGGTTCGACTGTGGAAAACCCAAGAAAAGGTACTACGTTGGGACCTTTTACTTTTCTAATAACTGACTTCTCTGCAGTGTATATAAACTGTATGCATATTATGTAGGTTCGACTCCAACTTCAGCCTGCAAATGTAGTTCATGTGGTAGGATAACTTGCATATGCCTCAAGTCCTGTAACTCATCTGGAAGTGAAGTTTCTACATTGACGGTATAACCAGATTATTGCTTGATCTTTGATGAATTCGATTTTCCTTTAGTTATTGTCATTGGCAATAGGAGTTTTAATTTCAATGCTCTTGTGGATACAGGATTGTCTGGTAAAGGACAATTCAGTCTCACAGGCGAGCGAGTCAGATCCACATTCCAATGGTGAGGAATCATAAGCTCTTTCGTTTCCCTTTCTTGTTTCAGTTAAACTCCTCTTGATTCTATTTCTGCTATTTCTCTAACACATTATATGcacttgttttgtttctttttaggGTCTATAAGCTCAAAGAATGATTGTGTCAGTTCTCAGCTTGATACACCTTTGGATAATGGCAAGTTATCATTCCTCTCTTATGGTCTATGGGATTCCTATAGTATGGTTTCTTAGGATCTCTCTCTGATTCTACAGAGTTGAAAAAGCCATTACCTCCTATGCCTCCGTTGCCACCAGAGAAGGCTATTCGTGCTGCATTACTCAAATGTCAATTCGCAGAGACCATCCTGAAAGCTAAACACCGAAAAGTCCTTGACAAGGTATCATCATCACTTTCTTGATTCCATATACATAGAAAGAGGGACTAAAAGTTGATGTGTTGTTGACAGAGTAACAAATCTGATCTAATTAGAATACAGATAGAAAAGGAACAGATGGAGAAAACTCAACGTGAAGGTACATCTTATTACATGTTCTAATGAAAGTAAGAAAACGCTTGAACTTTTCGGTTTTCTCACCTGTTGACTTTTACAAAATTGCAGAAAAAGCTAGAATTGAAGCAGAGATAGCAGCCGCTAAGCTTGCCGCAAGAATAAGAGCACAAGCCGAGTTGAAAGAGAAACGTGAGAGAGAACGGCTTGAGCTAGAAAAGGTATTTGTCAGACTTTTAGAAACCCCTTTTCACAGTTTCTTGAAAAACCCATTTTAGCTGATCGAAGAAACCAAGATTCTGATTTCTTTAAATGTTGACAGATGGTCAAAGAAGTTGACTTTGAAGAGAATAACCCCTGGAAGTTTAACGAGATTATGATTAATCTCTGTGGTACCTGTGATCCGACAAGAACTTGGTTACCTGAGTTGGGTCTGTTTTTAATAAACGAGGATGATTCGGATGAGGACGACTCAGAAATTTCTGATGCTATGAGAATCGACGATCTTGAGGAGGGAGAGATCATGTAGGTTCTCTAGAGAACCTCTTGGTTGTAATTTTTGATCAGAACAAAGGTTATATTATGATGACCTGAACTTTGTTAATATATGAAAGTAGATAAATGAgatattttcttgtattttttaCAATCTTTATGTAAAAGATTGCTAGACAAGAAAACCTGACTTTATCATGTCTTTTCTTAAGCAACACACATGATTGTAAGATGACAAAagaacattttaaaatttaatatttaggaTACTTgctataatattaaatacataaatttcaatgtttcatttaaattatatataacaatttcaGTCTACGGACACAAAACCCAGAATGatccaaaacatataaataacaatttaagCCATTT is a genomic window containing:
- the LOC108807043 gene encoding transcription factor GTE12 codes for the protein MVGITKLRIKFGPEGSVKAIQTFNNCTNPKSTEKPDIIKPLNQSRKRGPDELEEVQANKKQKLNRVLSSQCLALLKSLRGHKFGWLFGEPVDPVKMKIPDYFSVISKPMDLGTIGSKLLKNVYSSVDEFAADVRLTFDNALSYNPPDNFVHDVARELLESFEARWESLMRKKVLDLHGDKVTEGSKRQPVEVGWVRQSSPETSASSGRFSVEFPKRVKEKSQKIPLLSKSVTKLSKKDTTVVTPTALAAKLRIKKLEQGLGSTVENPRKGSTPTSACKCSSCGRITCICLKSCNSSGSEVSTLTDCLVKDNSVSQASESDPHSNGSISSKNDCVSSQLDTPLDNELKKPLPPMPPLPPEKAIRAALLKCQFAETILKAKHRKVLDKSNKSDLIRIQIEKEQMEKTQREEKARIEAEIAAAKLAARIRAQAELKEKRERERLELEKMVKEVDFEENNPWKFNEIMINLCGTCDPTRTWLPELGLFLINEDDSDEDDSEISDAMRIDDLEEGEIM